A single region of the Phycisphaerae bacterium RAS1 genome encodes:
- a CDS encoding 1,4-dihydroxy-2-naphthoyl-CoA hydrolase — translation MGESCFNITRRVAFSETDLAGVMHFSNYYRWMEDIEHAFWRSLGMSIVQDAHAVEGAISWPRVATRCEYDGPARFEDEIDLSLRVTRVGQKSYTFQVEFSRAGQRLALAETTAVCARMQAGRFASISIPPEVRALLERAAR, via the coding sequence ATGGGCGAATCTTGCTTCAACATTACGCGGCGCGTGGCCTTCAGCGAGACGGACCTGGCGGGCGTGATGCACTTCTCCAACTACTACCGCTGGATGGAGGACATCGAGCACGCCTTCTGGCGCTCGCTGGGCATGAGCATCGTGCAGGACGCGCACGCCGTCGAAGGCGCCATCAGTTGGCCGCGGGTGGCGACCCGCTGTGAGTACGATGGTCCGGCCCGGTTTGAAGATGAAATCGACCTGTCGCTGCGCGTCACGCGCGTTGGGCAGAAGTCCTACACCTTTCAGGTCGAGTTTTCCCGCGCCGGCCAGCGCCTGGCTCTGGCGGAGACCACGGCCGTCTGCGCCCGCATGCAGGCCGGGCGGTTCGCATCCATCTCAATTCCGCCGGAAGTCCGCGCGCTGCTGGAGCGCGCCGCGCGCTGA